ATGGTGTTGGCTGCCGCGGCAATCGCCGGCGTCGATCGTGTTTTTACGATCGGCGGCGCGCAAGCGGTTGGTGCGCTGGCGTATGGTACGGCGACGATCCCGCAAGTCGATAAGATCGTCGGACCGGGAAATGCCTACGTCGCCCAAGCCAAGCGCCAAGTGTTCGGTCAAGTCGCGATCGACATGATCGCCGGCCCGTCCGAAGTGGTCGTCGTCGCCGACAGCAGCACCGATCCGGCATGGGTCGCGATGGATTTGTTTTCGCAAGCCGAGCACGACGAAGACGCGCAGGCGATTTTGATCACCTGGGACGCGGTATACGCGGCGCGCGTGATGCAGGCGATCGCGCAATTGTTGCCGGCTATGGCGCGCGTCGAAATCATCAGTAAGGCGCTCGAACGTCGCAGCGCGCTTATCACCGTGGGCGACACTGACGAGGCGGTCGCGCTCATCAATCGTATCGCTCCCGAGCATCTCGAACTCGCGATCGAAAACGCGCTCGATCTCGGGCCGCGCATTCGCCACGCCGGTGCCATCTTCTTCGGTCGCTATACACCCGAAGCTATCGGCGATTACTGCGCCGGTCCGAACCATGTGTTGCCGACATCCGGCACCGCGCGTTTCTCGTCGCCGCTCGGCGTGTACGATTTTCAAAAGCGCACGAGCATCATCATGTGCCCGCCGGAAGCGGCGTCGCGCTTGAGCAAGATCGCGGCGACGCTCGCGCACAGCGAAGGTCTGACGGCGCACGCGCGTTCGGCAGAGTATCGGATCAAAGATAACGATTAAGA
The Gammaproteobacteria bacterium DNA segment above includes these coding regions:
- the hisD gene encoding histidinol dehydrogenase; amino-acid sequence: MPLLNTRDAGFEPAFAKLLDRGATEDPKIAATVAAILADVRTRGDAAVLDYTQHFDRHPAPSMAALEIKRERLELAQASVSNDRRSALIVAAARIREYHEKQKIESWNYRDADGTLLGQQVTALDRVGLYVPGGRAAYPSSVLMNAIPAKVAGVGELIMTVPAPAGELNDMVLAAAAIAGVDRVFTIGGAQAVGALAYGTATIPQVDKIVGPGNAYVAQAKRQVFGQVAIDMIAGPSEVVVVADSSTDPAWVAMDLFSQAEHDEDAQAILITWDAVYAARVMQAIAQLLPAMARVEIISKALERRSALITVGDTDEAVALINRIAPEHLELAIENALDLGPRIRHAGAIFFGRYTPEAIGDYCAGPNHVLPTSGTARFSSPLGVYDFQKRTSIIMCPPEAASRLSKIAATLAHSEGLTAHARSAEYRIKDND